A stretch of DNA from Candidatus Methanomethylicota archaeon:
ACCATTGATTGGGGCTAGGGCTGTTATTGCGGGCGCCCTACTCCCAGATAATTATAGCCTATACGATTTTAAACGTCTAGTTAGACTTTCATCTGATATTAAGACGCCACACAGGGAGAATCCACGCATCCCCCCACAGCTAAAGGAGTATTTCTCTAAGGTTAAACTTCTAGACCCCTTCGCAGGTTTCGGCAGCATCCCCCTAGAAGCTGCCAGGCTTAATTTAGGTGAAGTGGTCGCAGTAGAGCTTCTTCCAACAGCTTACATCTTCCTAAAAGCCGTATTGGAATATCCAAAACTATTCGGAGAACGACTAATCAAAGATGTTGAACGCTGGGGGAAATGGATTATTGATAGGCTTCGAGAAGACCCAGATATAAAGGAACTATACGATGAAGATGTCGCCGTCTACATCGGCACCTGGGAAATTAAATGCCCACACTGTGGACGATACACACCACTAATTGGAAACTGGTGGCTGGCAAGAGTAGCTGGAAAAGCTGAGGAAGGCGAGGAGGAAGGTGAAGAGGAAGAAGAGGGAGCTAAAAGTGGAGTTTTCAGTAGACTAGCTTGGATGACACCATACACGTCCTCTGGCTTCGTAGGCATAAGAATCATAGACTTAAATAAAGAGCTTAACAAGGAAGAGATAAATGCTAAAGTCAATGCCAGACAGGGGACGGTCGAAGTCTCTGGAAGAACATATAATGTTCCCAAACCAAACATTGACGCCAGGAGGGAAACGGCAATATGCCTACTATGCAATAACACAATTAAGAATATTGGCAAAAACGAAAAATGGTACGTCAAAGAAGCCCTAAAAGAATACAACAATAATCTTGAAAGATACCTAAGAGGAGAAATAACACTAGAAAATCTATTGGAAAGCAAAGCCAAACCAAGAATACTAGTAAAAGTGAAAATAATTAAGGGAGAACTTGCATTTGAACCAGCAACATGCGAAGACGATGAAAAAATATGGAAAGCACTAGAAAAGCTTAGACAAATATGGGGAGATCCGAACATACCAATAGAAGAGTTATGGAAGTATCATATGGGAACGGCTGGCCAACTAAGTATATGGGTATGGGGATATGACAAATTTTACAAACTTTTCAATCCACGCCAACTCTTAACCCTGGTAAAGCTAGTTAAGCTAATACGTGAAGCAGGCAAACAAATAGAACAAGAAAAAATCAAGGAAGGATTAAGTAAGGAAAATGCATTCAAATACGCAGAAGCAATAACAACGTACATGGCAATAGCATTAACAAGGTATATAGACTTTAACTCTATGGCTACAGCATGGAATCCTGGCTATGAGATAACTCAACATACTCTTGCAGTACGTGGTATTGCGATGCAATGGAATTGGTCAGAGGGAGTTCCTTTTGCTGATGCAACAGGGACTTGGAAAAGAAATCTTAAAAATATTGCGGATGGTCTATCTTATCTTGTTTCCGCTTTTTCTGGTAGTTCTAATAGGGTTAGGGTTTTACTTGATGACGCTACTAGTTTGAGTAAGCTTACTAATGAGAGATTTGATGTGATAGTTACTGATCCTCCTTATAGGGATGATGTTGCTTATGCTGAGCTTAGTGATTTTTACTATGTTTGGCTTAAGAGGGCTTTGAGTGATGTTAAAGAAGCTTTTGGTGTTTTGAAGCTTGTTCCTAGATTTTATGCTGAAGCCTTTTTTGATGAGTTTGGTAATGAGGTTGAGACTCAGTGGAAGGCTTTTGCTTTGAGGGAGGTTAGTGAGAGTGAGGGTAGAGTTAAGTATTATGGTGTGAATATGAGTGCATTGAATCACTTCAAGTCTCTTCTTTCTGAGTCTTTTAGGACTATGGCTTCTAGGCTTATGGATAATGGTTTGCTTGTAACGTATTATGCTCATACTAGTCCTGATGCTTGGGAGGCTCTTCTTGAGGCTGGTTGGCTTAATGCTAAGATGAGGATTACGGCTGCTCATGCAATTGCTACTGAGTTTACTGAGAGTGTTGTTGCTAGGGGTAAGGTTCGTCTTGATATGGCTATGGTGGCTGTTTGGAGGAAGGGGGTTTATGGTGAGGCGCTTTTGGATGATGTTTATGCTAAGGCTGTGGAGGCATGTTCAAGGGATGCTTATGATTATCGTAGAGCTGGCTTTGATGGTGTGAATTTGTTCGTGGCAGTGTTGGGTAAGGTGTTGTCACAGTTTACGCAGTATGAGCGCCTTATAGGGCTTAAAGCGGCTGGTGGGAGTCCGGTGAAGGAGCTTGTTGAGAATTACATTTATCCAGCGACTGCTGAAGCTATAGCGAGGTCGTATGGTGCTGTTGGAGCAAGGCTGAGTCCAGCTTCAATGTTTTATTTGTTAGGGAAAGTTTTGGTTGGTAGGAGGCCGAGGCAGGTGAGGAGGGTTTTGGATAGGACGACGGCAATAATACTTTCAATTGGGACTAGAAGTGACTTGGATAGGCTGAGAAGTCAAAATATAATACTTCGTGATGGGGAGAGACTTATTTTGTTGGAGCCGAGGTGGGGTGTTAGGAGTTTGAGGGAAGCTGTAGAGGATGCGTTGACTGTTAGGAATTTGGATCTGAGGAAGTTGAATGTTGTGACGGCGATAGATGTATTGCATTTGTTGGAGTATTATGCTGTGACTTTGCCGAAGGAGGAGTTTAGGAGGAAGGTTGATGAGGTTAGGGGGAGGGTGCCTGCATTGTTTGATGAGGCAACGGCATTGGCTAGGATATTGGCTTCCGGTTTGCCTGCAGAGGATCCTGAGAGGGAGTTGGCTAAACAGGTTTTGGATGCTCTTGGGGCAATGGCTCCGGGAGCTTTAGACTTGTTTGTTAGGAGGTGATGGTTGGATGTTGACTGGTAGTAATAGGGTTAGAGGTGAGGTGTATGATGAGGCTTTGGATGAGAAGATGGCTCCATCATTGGGTGGAGTAGTTTTGGGGAAGGAGCATGAGATGTATATGGATCCAGAGAAGTTTTTTGAGAGAACTTTGATTACCGATCAGATAGCAAGCATACTTGAGAACATTTTAAACGTTTTGAGAGGTGAGAGTGGTAAGAAGATACTTGTATTGAATGCCCTCTATGGAGGAGGAAAGACGCATACGCTCTTGGCAATATATCATGCGTTAAAAGCTCCGCATATGCTGTTGAAAGCTACGCCGGAGAATGATGATGTTAGGGCGCGTATAAACAGGTTCGTAGAGGAGATAGGTAAATTTAGAAAGCCAGACATTGTAATATTCGATGGATACTTCTCAGAGTTGGCACCATCGCCAATAAGCCCACTAGATGTTAAGGCGTATAAGGTTTACACGTTATGGGGATATATAGCTCACACGTTAGGGAGTTATAGCATTTTAAGAGAATATGATGAGAAGCAAGTAGCTCCAGATGCCAGTAAACTTATAGAGATCTTGAGGGATAGGAATGCTGTAATCTTAATAGATGAATTAGCTCATTATATTAAAAGATTCCATGAAACGCCAGATGAGAATTTACGTAGATACAGCTCAGCCATAGAGAATTTTATTGAGGCATTGGCAAAAGCTATGGAAATTGTGAGAAATGCAGTTTTAATAATATCGCTTCCAGCGGAAAGGAGGGAGAAGGAGGAAATTACTGTTGAAATCACGTATCAAGCGATAAGGCAATCAATATGGAGGATATTCAAGGCTCTTGCAAGAGTATATACAGAGCATATTGAGCCAATAGCTCCAAGGAATGTACCAGCCTTACTAAGGACGAGATTGTTTGAGGAGATAGATGTGAGGAGAGCTAGGGATGTGTATGATACTCTTCGTAGAACCTATGAGGAAAACAAGGAGATTTTTGGAGCGCAGCCAACTTTGATAGGGGAATTGTTAAGGACTTATCCATTCCATCCGCTCTACATAGACACATTAATAGATATTTTAGATAAGCATGAAGGTTTGCAGAAGACTAGAGATCTATTGAGGATAAGTAGGAAGGTTTTGAGGGAAGTTTTACGTGAAAAGAGACCTTACGATTTGATAATGCCGTGGCATATGGATTTAACCAAAGATCCTATAAGGAACACATTATTAATAGGTGAATATGAAGGTTTTAAACCGGTTGTAGAGGAGGACATTAATGAGAGAGTAAAATTATTTGTGGAAAAACCACTCTTAGCAAAAATAGCGGCTATAACTCTTCTGACGAGGACCTTCGTTTATGGTGGGGGATTGGCGGTAATACCGCCGAAGAGGGAGGCACTTCCATCAGAGGAAGATTTAGCTCAAATGATTTATGAGCCAACAATATTCCATGATGAGGGGTGGGCTCCAAAGGATATAGTGGATGCTGTGAGATGGATAAGTGGGAACCTGCTATATGTTGTTAGGGATGAGAAGACGGGTAGGATGTGGTTCACGAAGTTTGTAACTCCAATAAAGTATATTGAAGAGAGAGCTAGGAGAATTGAAGATATGTTGGCAGTTAATAAGATTCTAGAGTATGCTGATAAACTTCTTAGAGAAACTGCCGATGTCCTAATTAGGAGGAGAGCTGTGAGAGTGAAGCCAAAAGTGTTTGATGCAGAAGCATCACGAGCGTTGAAAGTATGTGAACCAATTGAGACGGATGATAGGAAATATGTCTTATTGGCATGTTTGGATGTGCCGGAAAGGGAGGATAAAAGAATAGCTCTACTGGAAGACGTACTCTATAGAACTAAAAGTGGAGGTACCAGGAGGTTTGCGAACATCATTTATGTTACGTTTCCAAGTACGCAAGAGCGTATTAGATGGGCTTTAGAGTATGCTAAGAAGTTGATTGCATGCGATGAGTTGGAGAAGGAGGACATAATAGAGAAGTTGACTGGAATGTTGACGGGCAAAGAAGCTGAGATAGCTAGGGAAGTCTTAAAGAGGAAACTCGAAGATTATAGGGGAGGTATCTTGGAGAATCTAGTAAAGAATACGCTGAGCATATTTGATAGAATAGCTTACCCACACTATGATGAAAAAAGGTTGGCAAATAGCGTTAAAGAAATGGATTTCATGGTGCAGGCTGACAGCATTATAATTGCTGCTGAGAGAAGCTTATCTTCAACGGGAATAGGCAAACTTAAGATGGAAATGGATTATGAAATGTTAGAATACTATTTGAAGGATGTGGGTGTAAATATCTCGGAGGGACGTGAACCGAAAACTGTCAGAGAAATAGTTGACTACTTCTACTCAAACCCAAAACTGCCAGCTGTACCTAAGGAAGTAGTTGTAGATGCAATAAGGGATGGTGTGAAGAAACTTGTGATTGGAGTTAAATGTAGAGGAAGAGTACGCTTTAAGAAGGTGTATGAAGCTGAAGTTCCACAATCATCAGAGGGCGAATCAGTGTCAACAATAGAAGATGATGATGAAGTGTTGCCATGGAGGATAGCATTACAAGAGCAGATGAAAGCTTTTAAGAGGCGAGAATTTGTAGAGGAGGGGAAGCGTAAAGTAGAAGAATATATAATCAAAATTGGCGGTGAAGAAGTAGCTGTTGAAGAAGTGCTTAGCAAGATAGATAAATTTGATTTAGAGCAGCTTAGAGTTGCCCCCATAGTTAAAGTTGTTAAAACGGTATCTATTAAAATTGAGCCAATTAAATCGTTGATTGAAGTGGAGCCTGGTGTGTCAGCTTCTATAGAAGTTTATGTTACTCGTATTGGCCCGTATATTGGAGAAGTCCTTTTAAAGCCTTCATATGGGAAGTTGGATAGGGAGAAGCTTAAGATAGATGATGCCTTCACTAAGGAAAAGATTGTTTGGGTTATGGATAAAGTGCCGGAACATGCAGGGGACTATACGTATACACTTGAGGCAATTGATCTTCAGGGGGTATCATTAGATGTGGCAAGAGTGCTTGTTAGAGTTGTAGGTAAGGAGGTTTGGGGTAAGGGTATACCGCCAGTAGGCACTAGGGTTAAGGGTTTGGAAATGGATATTAGGGAGAGGTTTTCAGTTAAGCCTCTGGATATATTGAGGAGGAGGTTGAGTGGGGTTGCTGTTATTTCTGAAGCTAAGTTTGAGATAACTATGATGACTGAAGATGAGAGGAAGCCATCTGTGGTGTTAAATGTAAAGGATGTGTCTATTGATGATTTGTTGACGTTGGTGATGGCAGTCATCAATAGGTTCCAGTTGCTTAAAGCTTCAGCTTCGCTAAACATAACATTGAGACCAGTGAAGGGAGAATATTTCGTCATGCCTGAAATAACTGAGGATGAGAGGAAGGTGTTTGGGGAATATGAGAAGGGTATCAGGTATTTGTGTAAGTGAATTAGGTGAATTGGAGTGAAGGGTGAGATACAACGCGTAATAGTCTTTGATAAGAAGAGAATTGGGAAAGTGCATAGGCGTTATGTCGATAATATGAAGATTTATCTTGGTCACCCTGTTATGGGGGTGAAGCCGCTTTTTGAAGCTAGGATAAGTAAGGAGACTGCTAAACTTGCTTTGGAAAAGTTTAAGGCTAATTTTGAGGATAAGGGGGATTTCTTGATAGTGAGTGGTGAAGATGTTGATGAGAAGATTAGGAGGCTCGTGGTGTTCAGTGGGGCAAGGCAGACTGTTGATGATTTCTTGGGGAGGCTTTTGTTGGATACTGTGACTTCGATGGGTGAAGTTGAAGTTCTCTTCTGGTATTCAAGATTTATTAATGCATATGAGGGGGGTGGTTATTGGGATGTCAATAGGGTTGCCAAATCCCTCAAAACCCTATACAGAATACGGGTCAAATGATGAAGCTAAGGTATTGCTTAAGTCCGTAGTTGAAGGGTTTAAGTTTCATCCATTCTTCTTCATGTTGAGGGGGAGTATAGCTTCTGAAGATCCAGTATATCCATTTGCTCATCAGCAAGAATTGCTGGGTAAATTGTTTGCTAGGAAACCGATAAGGGTTCTTATAGGTGATGAGATAGGTCTTGGGAAAACCATTAGTGCAATAATGCTTATTAAGTATCTTCTTGAAACTGAGGGGGTTAAGAGGGTATTAATCCTCGTGCCAAGAGTTCTCATACAACAGTGGGTTACGGAACTTAAGAGATTCAATTTAACAAACATCATGCAATTGGAGAGGGATACCATATCAAGGTATTATGATTCAGAGTTTCCACAAGGAATCTATATAGCGTCAATAGACCTCATTAAGAAGGAGAAGCATAAGAAGAAGGTTTTAAGTGTAACTTGGGATGTTGTTGTGGTGGATGAAGCGCATAGGGTTGGTAAATTGGGTAGTGAGGAAACTCAGAGGTTTATATTGGTAAGCCAATTGATTAAAGAGCCGAGCGTAAACGTCATAATGTTGACAGCTACACCACATAGGGGTAAACCGGAGGATTATATTGAGAGGCTTAAGCTCATAGATCCATTCATAAAGGCTGATCCAAAGGAATTGGATAATGAGAAATTCTACAGTCTATGTATGGGTTCAATAATTTTTAGGAGGACGAAACTTGATGTAAATGACATTTATGAGAAAATGAAGATTTTTACGAACTGTAAGTTTAAGGCTAGAGTTGTGAAGGCTTCAGATGAGGAGGAAGCTTTTCATAGGGAGCTGATAGAATTCCTACGCGCAAAACTTCTACAATACTATAGTATGATTGGTGAAATGCCGAAGGCTTTACCGTTACTCATGACATTAATAGCTAAGAGGGCTTCGTCAAGTCCGAGGGCAGCAATAATAACATTGGATAGAATACTTCAGCGAAGAGCAGAGCATATAAAAATTCTAAAGACCATGGATATAAGGGCATTGGAGGAGGAGCTTGATCATGAGGCAAGTTTAATAGCCGATGCACTCTTAGGCTACTCCTTTGAGGATAGTGGTCTGTATGCTGATGAAACTGAGGAAACTGTTGATGCTGATGAAATTGTGAAGAGATTTGTTGATAAGTGTAGCATTTTCCTTGATGAGAAGGATGTTGAGAAGCTGAAGAGGTTGCATGAATTGGCTAGGAACATTATAGGTGAAAGGGATTCGAGATTAAATTCTCTGGTAAATGTTGTTCTCAATCATTTGAGGAATGGTGAGAAGGTTGTTGTCTTCACCGAGTTTAGGGATACAGCAGAATACTTGTTTAAGGAACTTGGGAAGAGGCTCCCAAAAGATCTTGCTGATAAAATGGCGATGATAACTTCACTTGAAATTATACCGCCAGCGCCATACAGTAAACATGCGAAGAAGTATGATATAGAGGATGTTAAGAAGTGGCTTAGAATTGGAGATCTTCACCTCTTAATTTCAACGGACGTTGCCTCTGAAGGGTTAAACTTGCAAGTGGCCAATGTTGTTATCCATTATGAGCCAACATGGAGCCCAGTTAAGATAGTTCAGAGGATTGGTCGTGTTTGGAGGCTTGGTCAAGAAAAGGATGTTTACAGTTACAGTTTACTCTTAACAGTTGAAAGCGATATTGCAGCACTTGAAATACTCTATGCAAAGCTTCTCTCATGGATGATATCTGGGATAGAGAGGAAGGTGCCCATAGGCGAAGAGCTGGAAGTGGATATGTTGCCAAAGGATAAGTCTTCTTGTGATATAATACAGATACCACTAACAACTGAGAAGGGGAAACCGCAATATAGTGAGTTTAAGGCTTGGATAGAATTTATAACTGGTGGTAGGGAGAGGTTGAGGAGATATGTTGAGGGAATACTTGCAGCATTAGTTAGGTTGAAGGAGCAAGCTGAACGCTTAGGCTTAACTAGAATAAATCCAATAAAAGTGGAGAAGCTCCTTAATGAGGGTCTCGGAAACCTATATGGAAGGGACGCTGAGTTAACCCTCAAAAACTTGTTAATAGCAACTGCTAAATTGCATAATTATGAGGTTGAGGAGAAAGAGTCTGGGCTATACGTTAAAGGTACGCATATGACTGGACTGAAAACTTTACTTGACATGTATAGAGCTATGGATTCCCTACTAAGGGATGTGAAGGTAAAAACGCCAATCACATTAGTGGCGAGGAAGCCTTCCTCAGAAAATATTTCCAACGTTAAGGAGTTACACATTTATGAAGTCACAGTTTATGTGGATAGGAAACCAGCGTACTCGGAGATTATGGGGGTTGCCGTTAAAGAGGATGCCTCAACTGAAATATATAGGGGTTTAACTTTCCTGAAGGTTTTCAATGAACTATTGACTAATGTTATTGGCATTGGAGACCAATTTTGGGTTGAAGATAAATTTGGAGATAAAGTGAGGGCAAAGGCCCTATACGATTACCGAAACTTAATGGTTGACGAATACGTCAAATATCTAATTGGAGTAGAGGATAGGGGGATGGGCGCTCAACATACAAATTGGATTCCAAGGGAAAGTGGTGGTAGAGATGCTTCACACTTCCTCTCATCTTCACAAAAGTTTTTAGGGGCAATAGTTGTGGTAGGTGAAGCTGTTAAGACACTTCCTCCACCTCCACCCATTGCTGTGGAGGAAGTTGAGCGGAAAGCCATGGAATATGCCATGGATTTTGAAAAAAGGAACCAGAGAAGCCCTGAAGATGTGAGCAAGATAGAGCATTATGACATTAGAAGCATAGATTCAAGGACTGGTGAAGTAAGGTTTATAGAGGTGAAGGGTAGATGGGATCTCGACATAACTGTTGAGCTTACTGAGACGGAATATGAATATGCGAAGAAGCTTGGCGATAACTATTGGCTCTATATAGTTTATGGATTCTCAACAGGTAGTCCAAGGTTATTGGCGATAAGAGATCCTGTGAATAAAGCTAAGTGGAATACGGTTGAAGTAAAGAAATATCGCTTTATGGGAGTACGATGATGTTATGAGTCAGCAAAGAGTGTTTGAACATAGTTATGGTAAAGTGAAGATTAGAGTTTATGGTGGATTGAATGAAATTGGTGGAAATTGTGTTGTCGTAGAGGATGAAGATAGGAAGATAGTTTTCGATAATGGTATTAGATTCTCGGTTCTTAGAAGATTGTATGGTGGGAGGATAGAGCCTCTTGGTCCTTTAGAGCTACGTGCAGTTGGAGCAATACCACCATTGGAAGCACTTCAAGGGGCTTCAGCCATCTATATTTCGCATTTACATCTAGATCATACTGGGCTACTCGGCTCTATAACCCCTGAAGTAAGCATAAAGATTCCAAGTACAAGAGTTCTGGAGAATACGTTGATGTCATGGTATAGAAAGCCTGGAAGCTGGTTAGCCTATGTTCCACCAGACTACACAGCTAAAATTGAAGAGGCTACTTCAGGGAAAGAAGATGAAAATAGGGTGATAGCATTACCGGTAAGTCATAGCTGCTTTCCAGCCTACTCCTTCCTATACACTGGAAGTGATGCAACCATATTTTATAGTGGAGACTTGAGACTTGAACCCTTAATCAACATAAGTCATCGGCTAGATGAAGTTATGAGAAGTGTGGGTGTCGATAAGGTGGATTTAGCATTAATTGAGGGAACAAACTTTAGCGCAGATCACACACCAGCAACGACCTCTACGTTTAGAGATTACATATCCCTTATGCTAAGGGAATATGAGCTTGTATCCGTCTCGATAGATCCACTAGATTTAGAAGCCTTCATGGCAATACTAGACTTATCACTATTAATGGGGAGAAATCTGGTAATAGGGTCTGAAAGACTGTTATGGGCTATAGAAGAAGTTGAGAAAACAATGCCAGAAGCACTTGACAAGATATACGTTAGTGAAGAGCTTGAAATCCCCACACCATTACTACTTAGAAACATAAGTTTAGTCAACGAGGTTTTTAAAGATCCAAAGAGCTATGTGGTCGCAATTGAACCAGTAGGACTTCTCCAAATATTCAGGAAATTGAAGATAAGTGGAGAGACTCCAGATTTAACAGGCTCAGCAGTTATTTTAATGGACCCTGAACCAAGAGAATCAATAAAGGAGGTTGAAGAGGGAGCTTTAAGGACATGGCTTAAAACCTTTGGAATACAAGCCTTTAGACTTAGATTATCTGGACACTACCTACCACATCAATTCCGCAACATAATTGAAACAATAAAACCAAAAGAAATAATTCCAATACATACAGAGGAAACCAATCTAATGATTAGGCTGTTTCAAAGGTTCAGGTGAAAAAGGCTTAGAGCTTTATGCTTAAATCATCAAAATAAGTTGAAGATTATGGATGAATAATGAAGTAGTTTATAGTGTTTGGCGAATAGTTTCGATTAAAATATTGTCTCTAATTGAAGTGCAAAAAGTCATAAATTTTTGATTTTTATAAAATGTTATTGGGTTAACTTTATGGAAGAAAGCATCTTAAAGCAGAAAGTTTCTGAATATTTTAAAAGGTATGGGTATTTAGTTGAGTTAGATGAGAAAGTTTCTGGCTTTTCTGGCACTTCATATGAAATTGATGTTTTAGCTATGGATAAGAATTTCATTGAAGTTAGGATTGCATGTCAATGTAAGGCATCGTTGAATCCTATTGATGAAGACTCGATAATTTCTTGGGCTAAGGTATGCGATGACATACATGCAATACCTGCATTTGCATCTACATCAGGTTATACAGACTCAGCACTTGAAGTTGCCAGAAAGTTCGGTTTCATATTACTGGTATACAATGAACCCATGGGAACTCTGTATAAAATAGGGGGTAAGACTACATCACTTTTAACGGAAGAGTTCGACAATCTCATTAGTCAAGCTGAATTGAAGCTAAAGAAGGTTGACAGTCTCATTAATCAGTATGATCAGTATATAGAGCTTGATAAAGATGAAGAAGCAAAGAAAATAGAGAGTGATATTAAGGCGTTATTGCATGTAGTTATTTCCCTATATAAGGAGGCTTTAGAATTAAAATCTGATAAGCTTCTTTGGTTAAGGCTTGGAGATATTTATAAATCATATGGAAGATGGCTTGAATCTTTTGATAGCAAATTAGAGGAAAAGTGCGAGGAAGAAGCTTTAAAATGTTATATGAATGCATTGAAAGAGCATTTAAAAGAATTTCCTGAAATTTTGAAAAAGATAGGTTTTCTATGGATCTCTGATGAAAGTCGAAAGATTTTCGTAAATGAATATGAAAAAATTTTTGGCTTGATACCTAGTGAAAAACAACTTCTTAGTCGCCCAGAGCTTGTGGCACAAGCGGAGCGAGAGAAAGTACAAATTGCAAAATTCCAAATTAAAATGTTAGAGACGTATTTAGACATTAATCCAAATGATGCAGATGCTTGGCTGAAACTTGCAGATAATTATGCAACCCTCCTACAAAACTGTCCATTTCATGAAGATTATATTGAAGAAATCGAATTAGCTTGTGAAAAAGCGCTGGAACTTGCTCCTAACGATCCTAGGGTTATAACTCAAGCTCACCATGTCTATGAGAGAATACTTGAATCCACGTGGGGAGAGAATAAGAAACGTGTTCTCAATAAATTAATTGAACTTCTTAAAAAA
This window harbors:
- a CDS encoding MBL fold metallo-hydrolase translates to MSQQRVFEHSYGKVKIRVYGGLNEIGGNCVVVEDEDRKIVFDNGIRFSVLRRLYGGRIEPLGPLELRAVGAIPPLEALQGASAIYISHLHLDHTGLLGSITPEVSIKIPSTRVLENTLMSWYRKPGSWLAYVPPDYTAKIEEATSGKEDENRVIALPVSHSCFPAYSFLYTGSDATIFYSGDLRLEPLINISHRLDEVMRSVGVDKVDLALIEGTNFSADHTPATTSTFRDYISLMLREYELVSVSIDPLDLEAFMAILDLSLLMGRNLVIGSERLLWAIEEVEKTMPEALDKIYVSEELEIPTPLLLRNISLVNEVFKDPKSYVVAIEPVGLLQIFRKLKISGETPDLTGSAVILMDPEPRESIKEVEEGALRTWLKTFGIQAFRLRLSGHYLPHQFRNIIETIKPKEIIPIHTEETNLMIRLFQRFR